One Etheostoma cragini isolate CJK2018 chromosome 6, CSU_Ecrag_1.0, whole genome shotgun sequence DNA window includes the following coding sequences:
- the arl4aa gene encoding ADP-ribosylation factor-like 4aa — protein MGNGLSEQPSFLSNVPFFQSFHIAILGLDSAGKTTVLYRLQFNEFVNTVPTKGFNAEKVKVSLGGQRTVTFHFWDVGGQEKLRPLWKSYTRCTDGIIFVVDSVDAERMEEAKTELHKIAKTSENQGVPLLVVANKQDLRHSLGLAEIEKVLSLKELGPATPWHLQPTCAIIGDGLREGLDRLHDMILKRRKALRQQKKKR, from the coding sequence ATGGGGAATGGATTGTCAGAACAACCTAGCTTCCTCTCCAACGTACCGTTCTTCCAGTCGTTTCACATTGCCATCCTCGGCCTAGACTCAGCAGGGAAGACCACCGTTCTATACAGACTGCAGTTCAATGAGTTTGTGAACACAGTGCCCACCAAAGGTTTTAATGCGGAGAAGGTGAAAGTGTCTCTGGGCGGCCAGAGGACtgtgacgttccacttctgggacgTTGGTGGCCAGGAGAAGCTACGCCCCCTGTGGAAGTCGTACACGCGATGCACGGACGGCATCATATTCGTGGTGGACTCCGTGGATGCAGAGCGCATGGAGGAGGCCAAAACGGAGCTCCATAAAATCGCCAAGACCTCTGAAAACCAGGGGGTACCCCTGCTGGTGGTAGCCAACAAACAGGACTTGAGACATTCTTTGGGACTTGCTGAAATTGAGAAAGTTCTTTCACTGAAAGAACTCGGTCCTGCAACTCCCTGGCACCTGCAGCCAACCTGTGCTATCATAGGCGATGGACTCAGGGAGGGTCTGGACAGACTCCATGACATGATCCTTAAAAGAAGAAAGGCGCTGCggcagcagaagaaaaagagataa